Part of the Halostella litorea genome, AATTTGACGTCGTCTTTACTGACCGGCTTCGGGTTCGGGCCCGTAGCGTGGCGTGCCGCACCGCTGACAGCCCCACATTGGCTGCCCGGTCCATTCGTCATCGGGGGCAGCCTCGAAATCGCGAAATCGATGCTTAGTCTCCCGATCACACTCCCGACACTCGAGGTGAGTTCTGTTTGGGTGCTCGCGTTGTGGCTGTTCGGTATCGGTCTTGCCAACGGATTCCTGGAGCGCAATCGCCGGCACCAGCCAGAGGTCGTCGTCTGCGTCCTCACGTAGGCTTGCAAGACGCTCTTCGGAGTGAACCCCACTCCCGGTTTCCTCGTAGAGGACCGTCGTGTGCTCGCCGTCGTGACAGGACTGCGTCGTCTCTGTCCACGCCGTCCGCTCACGAGCAGCCGCGAGCAGCTGATTACCACATTCAGACGTGACCTGTGTCGCCGAGGGGAGCGAGGGCCACTGATCGACAAGCTGTGGGGCCGGTTCCTCGTCGAGATCATAGATTAGCTTGCAGTCATCGACTACTGGGTCATCATCTGCCCTCGCGAGGAGGGTGGCCGCAGCAGATCCCTTCCCGACGGCGCCGTAGAACGTCGACGCCTCGACGAGCAGCTGGATAACGTGGAGGAGAGTCGTTTCGGCAGTCGATGTGTCCTGATCGTCGGCTGCTTCGAGATGGTTCGTGAGACAGAATCGGCACTTCGACTGGCCAGCGGGGATTGACGCTCCACAGGAAGCGCACTCGGTCTCATCTGCTGTCGGGCCATCTGGATAGTCCGTGTCGACGCCACCAGAGCGTTGCCGCCGGGGCTCGCCACTACTACTGGCGAGTTGATCGTCGGGAACGTGGGTCGCTTCGCCGAGCGGTCGGAGGGCTTCGTAGTCGGCGTACTGGTCGGTCATAGAGTGATCTGGCCGTATCATGCTTCGTCTTCGGATTTAAACAATGGCTCTCACATCAATCAGCCTACAGACATACAAACGAAAATCAGCAGTGTGGGCGTTAGACAGCCAGTTCGTCCAGCGCATCGCGGTGGGTCCGCACGGTGACTACCGAGACGTTCGCAACGTCAGCGACGTCCGACTGGGTGAGCCACCGTCCGTCTTCGCGTCCGGCCTTGTACAGACAGGCTGCGGCGAACCCGGACGGCCGAACTCCCGTGGTTGCCCCGGTTGATTCCGATGCTTCTGCCAGCTGCCGAGCCCGCTGCCGGATTTGATCGGAGACGTCGAGCTCCGAGGCCAACTGCGGAACGAACGCACTGGGCGTCACCGGCTGGGCCGGCAGGCCAAGTTCCGTATTCAGCGTCGTGTATGCGTTCGTCACCCGCGATTGCTCGACGCGCGCCGACTCGGTGATGTCGTCGAGCGTTCGCGGCCGCCCGTTACACCGACACGCGCCGTAGACACTCGCGGCGGCCATCGCCTCGATCGACCGGCCCTGCAGGAGGTCCTCGTTCTGAGCGCTACGGAATAGTTGGCAGGCCTGGTCACGGGTCGTCTCAGATAGTTCGAGCGCACTACTGATCCGGCGGACTTCACTAAGCCCGTGTGCGAGGTTGCGTTCAGCTTTCGACTGAAACCGCCCACGGGTCTGTTCACGCCGCATCCGAGCGAGCCGCCGTCGCTTCTGTCCTGAGAGTTCGTTCCCGTTCGCATCGGTCCCGCGGCCGATCTCCGTCGATAACCCTCGATCGTGTCGTGCCGCCGTCAACGGAGCACCCGTGCGCTCCCGTTCGTCTACGTCGAACCCTCGCCACTCTGGCCCGTGGTCGATCCGCTGCTCGTCGATGACCAGGCCACAATCCTCGCAGATGGTTTCGACTGCGTTGGTGGTGACCCGGCCGTCGCACTCGGGACACTGGTTCGCACTCGATTCCGTTCGGACGTCTTCGTCAAAGCCAGTTTCGTAGATGTCTCTGGTTGCCATGGTTCTCACCGTGTTCAGGGAACTTGCCAGTACGGCAAGCCCCTCACCTATCGAGGGGTCAATAAACGCTACGCGGTGTCGCACTCAATACTTCCTTAGAATTTCTTATCGCGACCGTCGTTGAATCCTTCCGAATCTAAGTACTGTCGTTCCTCGTCAGTGGTCGTGGCTTCTTCGTAGATTTCGTCCTCGCGTCGCCATTTCAGCCATCGGTACCACAGTCCGCTTAGTTTCGCTTCTGACTTCAGGTCATGCCGCTTGACGGCGAGTTCTTCAAATCTGTCTCGAAGCCATTCCTTGTCCCGATTTCCGTCCTTCAAATCGAGCTCGATGAAATCTTTAATCTCGTCGTGAAGCTCTTGGTAACTCCGACCCATGTCGTGGAGCTTTTCTGCGCGCTGCCCCGGCTTCCGGTTTGCTTTTGCGAGTGAAATAGTGCCTACGAGGAGGGAGAGCGAAACCATGCTCCAGAGTGGGATGGTTCGCCAGGCTAATCCATAGGTGAGGATTGCGCCCATGATCGCGGTGAGGACTGCTGAACCGACGTCGATCCAGCCCCAAAAACTGGCGGCTGTATAGAATCGTTTGAAGTTCCAGAGGTTGCTATTCTGTTCCTCTAATGCCCGATTGTAGATCCGGTTACGGAAATCGAGATCAACGTCATCGTCATCCATCCAGCATCACCTTCGTTGTTGTCTAGCTGAAGTCGTCTCCGTGGACGTCTTGCAGCTTTTCTTTCGCCTCCTCGGTCTTTCCTTCTTCTTGAAGCTGCTTCGCCTCTTCTAGTTTCTTCTTGGCCGACTTCGCTTTTTTCGCGGCTTCTCGACGCTCGCTACGGCTCATTCCCTGGTCGACCCGTTCATCATAGACGGGCTCCTTTGTCTGGCTCTTGACCCGGTTGGGCAGGGTCTGGACAAATTCACGGGTCATTTCCTGGTAGGTGTCCGGGACCGGTTCACCGCGGCGGGCCTTCTCCTCGAAGTAATTGTAGACCATCGTCTCCATGTGGAATGAGCGCACGGGGACGTTGGTGGTCTCGGCCCATTTTTTCATTGTTCGGGTTAGCCCGGAGACTTTCCCATTGTGTGCTTGGTCCCGAGCATCGAACATCTGCTTGTACTTGCGGGGATTGGTGCCCTGCCACGACTGCCCGCCATGCGTATCCGGAATGGCA contains:
- a CDS encoding transcription initiation factor IIB, giving the protein MATRDIYETGFDEDVRTESSANQCPECDGRVTTNAVETICEDCGLVIDEQRIDHGPEWRGFDVDERERTGAPLTAARHDRGLSTEIGRGTDANGNELSGQKRRRLARMRREQTRGRFQSKAERNLAHGLSEVRRISSALELSETTRDQACQLFRSAQNEDLLQGRSIEAMAAASVYGACRCNGRPRTLDDITESARVEQSRVTNAYTTLNTELGLPAQPVTPSAFVPQLASELDVSDQIRQRARQLAEASESTGATTGVRPSGFAAACLYKAGREDGRWLTQSDVADVANVSVVTVRTHRDALDELAV
- a CDS encoding biosurfactant protein 1 codes for the protein MTDQYADYEALRPLGEATHVPDDQLASSSGEPRRQRSGGVDTDYPDGPTADETECASCGASIPAGQSKCRFCLTNHLEAADDQDTSTAETTLLHVIQLLVEASTFYGAVGKGSAAATLLARADDDPVVDDCKLIYDLDEEPAPQLVDQWPSLPSATQVTSECGNQLLAAARERTAWTETTQSCHDGEHTTVLYEETGSGVHSEERLASLREDADDDLWLVPAIALQESVGKTDTEQPQREHPNRTHLECRECDRETKHRFRDFEAAPDDEWTGQPMWGCQRCGTPRYGPEPEAGQ